DNA from Gemmatimonadales bacterium:
GTCTATGCACGACAGCGTCTCGGAGAGCGTACCGATCTGGTTCAGCTTGATGAGGATCGCGTTCGCGATGCCGGCATCAATGCCCTTCACCAGCCGGTCCACGTTGGTGACGAAGAGGTCGTCGCCGACTATCTGGATCTTGTCGCCGAGCGCATCGGTCAACGCCAGCCAGCCGTCCCAGTCGTCCTCCGCGAGGCCGTCCTCGATGGAGACGATGGGGTACCGATCCACCCAGGACCGGTAGAGCTCGATCATCTCGGCGGAGGAACGCCGCTGCCCGCCGCCCTTCTTGAACACGTACGTGCCATCCTCCCAGAACTCGGAGGCCGCCGGATCCAGCGCGATCACGACGTCCTGGCCTGCCTCGTAGCCGGCCTCGGCGATCCCCGCCACGAGCGCCTCGAGCGCGGCCTCGTTGGACGTCAGCATCGGCGCGAAGCCTCCCTCGTCACCCACCGAGGTAGAAAGGCCCTGCTTCGACAGGACCTTCTTGAGCGCGTGGAAGACCTCTACGCCCATCCGCAGCGCTTCCTCGAAGCGGTCGGTGCCGACCGGCACGACCATGAATTCCTGCACGTCCACGTTGTTCGACGCGTGGGCGCCGCCGTTGAGCACGTTCATCATCGGCACCGGCAGCACGTGCGCCATGACGCCGCCCAGGTACCGATAGAGCGGCAGCCCCTGGTCCCGGGCCGCGACTCGCGCCACGGCCAGGGAGACCGCGAGCATCGCGTTGGCGCCGAGGTGGCCCTTGTTGTCCGTGCCGTCGAGCTCCATGAGCTGGTCGTCCACGCCTACCTGGTCGTAGGCGTCGAAACCTTCGAGCCGCGGGCCGATGATCTCGTTGACGTTTCGCACGGCGTCCTGCACACCCTTGCCACCGTAGCGCTTGGGGTCGTTGTCGCGAAGCTCGAGCGCCTCGTGCTCTCCGGTCGAGGCGCCGCTCGGCACCGCCGCCGTCGCGGAGGTGCCGGAGGCGAGGACGACTTCCGCCTCGACGGTGGGATTGCCGCGACTGTCGAGGATCTCGCGCGCGTGTACGTCTATGATCGTGCTCATGGTGGGCCGAACCTAGCCGCGCGCCTCGGCCGAGTCAACGCGGGCCTGGAGGGCTACGACGGCCTCGCGCACCCGGTCGGCGAGCGCGTCGCGGTCGCCCACGGCCAGCCCCGCGGAGGGGATCGGCGGCGCGAGGAGGATGCGGATGGGGCGCGGGTGCACGCGGATGGAGCCCTTGGGCTGGATGCCGAAGGTGTTGGCGATGTAGGCCG
Protein-coding regions in this window:
- the eno gene encoding phosphopyruvate hydratase, with the protein product MSTIIDVHAREILDSRGNPTVEAEVVLASGTSATAAVPSGASTGEHEALELRDNDPKRYGGKGVQDAVRNVNEIIGPRLEGFDAYDQVGVDDQLMELDGTDNKGHLGANAMLAVSLAVARVAARDQGLPLYRYLGGVMAHVLPVPMMNVLNGGAHASNNVDVQEFMVVPVGTDRFEEALRMGVEVFHALKKVLSKQGLSTSVGDEGGFAPMLTSNEAALEALVAGIAEAGYEAGQDVVIALDPAASEFWEDGTYVFKKGGGQRRSSAEMIELYRSWVDRYPIVSIEDGLAEDDWDGWLALTDALGDKIQIVGDDLFVTNVDRLVKGIDAGIANAILIKLNQIGTLSETLSCIDIAKRNGYGNIISHRSGETEDTFIADLAVATGAGQIKTGSASRTDRVAKYNQLLRIAEELGDAAMYPGRSLYRL